GCCTGGCTCAAGAGTTTCAAGTCCACCATCCAGCGCGGCGTCATGGGCGAAGCCGAAGGCCCGCCCGGCTGGGCGGCGATGGCGCGCGCCATGATCAATGACCGCGTGTTCGGCGGCCGGGCCGACGATGATGAAGTCTGCCTCGCGGCCTACCGGCGCAATCTCGAAGAGGTGACGTCCGAAATCCCTGCCAGCAAGCTGCTGGTCTTCGATCCGAAAGACGGTTGGGCGCCGCTGTGTGCCTTCCTCGGCGTTCCGGTTCCGGCGCAGCCGTATCCGCACGACAACACCACCGAACAGTTCCAGGCCCGCATGGCGGCTCGCGGCGCGACCTGAACGCGGATCAGCCGGCCGGCACCTGCGCGCTCAACCGGCCACCCATGCGGATCGGCTCGATGCGTACCGCGAGGCCGGTGCGGTCATCCGTCTCGACATACGTGCCGCAGAGCGTGCCTTCACCCAGAGCCGGTTGGTAGCGCTCGCCGGGCAACTGCGACTGGAAGCGGTAGAGCGAGCCTTCCTTCTGCATGCCGATGACCGAGTCATAATCGCCGCACATGCCCGCATCGGTCTGGTAGGCGGTGCCGCCGGTCAGGATCATCGTGTCGGCCGTCGGCACATGCGTATGGCTGCCAACCACGAGGCTCGCGCGCCCGTCGCAGTGATGGCCCATCGCCATCTTCTCGCTCGTCGCCTCACAATGCATGTCGACGATCAGCGCATCGGCCACCGCGCCCAGCGGCATCTGGTCGAGCGCGGCGTCGGCCGCCGCAAAGGGGCACGCCAGCGACTGGCGCATGAACACATTGCCCTGCAACTGGACCACGCCGACGCGGCGTCCGTCCGCGAGGGTGAAGAGTTGCGCGCCCTTCCCCGGCGCCTTGGCGTGCGCAGGATAGTTCAGCGGGCGGAGGAGGCGCGGTTCGCGCTCGATATAGGTCAGCGCCTCGCGCTGGTCCCAGGCGTGATCGCCAAGCGTCAGGCAGTCGGCGCCGGCGGCAAAGAACTCTTCCGCAATCTGGCTTGTAAGTCCGAAGCCGCCCGCGGCGTTCTCGCCGTTGACCACGACGAAGTCGAGCCGCAGCCGCGCCTTGAGGCCGGGCAGGTGCGATTGCACCGCGCTGCGGCCCGGCTTTCCGACGACATCTCCGAAGAAGGCGAGTTTCATGGGCAGAAGCCTATGCCTTTTCATGCGTGCAAAGAAAAGGGCGCGGAAGCCGAAGCCGCCGCGCCCCTGATATGGCCGGACCTGCCGCTTACTTGTTGCCAGCCGCGAAGCCGAGCGTTTCCTTCGTCAGCTTCTTCGTTGGATCCTGCGGCGCATTCATCGCATCCACGAAGGCCTGCGCCTTCAACGGAGTTTTCGGTGCGAGCGTGATCGTCAGCGTCTTCGGCTCGGTTACGAAGCTCGACAGCGCCGTGGCAAGTTCGGTGACAACCGCCGTGTCGATGCCGGTGCTGGCCGCGAACATCGGGGCCATGGCGAACATGCCGGACAGCTGGCTGCGCACGGCGGCCGGGTCTTCACCCGACTGGGCGGCATACGCATTCAGGGCACGGTCAAGGATGCCATCGTCATCCAGCGCGAACTCGATCTGGTGGACAACGAGGCTGTCCATCATGGCATTCAGCATCGCTTCCGGATCGGCTTCTTCTTCAAGCGTGGTGAGCTGCGCAGCGGCAATCGCCTTCTGGCCGGCATACTTGGCCGAGAAGTCGAGCTTGAAGCCGTCGTTCAGTTTCCAGAAGTTCTTGCCTTTCGGCAGGGTGACAATGTCCGCATCCGGATCATACAGCGACTCGCCCTGGCCGGAGAAGGTCAGCGTCTCGTAGCCCATCGTCGCCAGCGCACTGGCGAACTGTTCGCCATCAGCATTGTCGCGCGACCCGACGGTGATCGTGAACGGCTCGGTGACGACCTTCGTGGCGCGGCCCTGCTTGTCACGGGTGACCGAGGAAGCAAGCGATGCCATGTCGACGCTCGCGCCCACGACATCGGCCTTGAACGCCTTAATGCTCAGCACGTCATAGCCCGGATTGGCCGGATCGGACTGGATGGCGGCCGAGAGAGCGGCCGGATCCGTCGCGGCGCCCGCACCGGCGCTGACGGCTTCGCTGAACAGGCCATAGTCGATGCCCTTGATGCCGAAGCCTTCGAGCGAGACTTTCACGTCCGTACCTTCGGCCTCGGTGAAGTCGAACTTCAGGTTGGACAGGCCGATCAGGCCGGCCTTCTCTTCCTTCAGGTCGGAGATGTGCATCGAGTCGATCGTGAACAGGCCCTTGCCGCTGGCGTCGGACATGTCGAAATTCACACCGTTGACCATCCAGCGGTCGAACGACAGCGCCTTGCCTTCCGGGAACGGAGCAGGCTCGCCCTTGCCGAGGAGGCTCGCCACCCAGGCGGCCGTTTCCGGCGACGGGTTGACCAGTTCGATCGAGGCGATCTTGCCTGAGCTTTGCTCTTCCGAGCCTTCAGCCGGCGTGATCGTGATGTCCGAGAGCTTCATCAGCGAGAAGTTCGCCGCGCCATCGATCATGCCGAGGCCGTCGAACTCCATCTTGGCGGCCTTCACGACCGGCGGCACGTCCGGCGTAACCGGCGCCTGCAGTTCCGCCTTCAGGCTTTCCAGGGTCGTGCCCGAGCCATCGTCGGCCGTGCCGTCGCCGTCCATGTCCATATACGAGAACATCTCGGCGACATCCTCATCCGTGTAGGCGGACTCGGCCGGCGCCGAAGTGTCGGCCGGGATCGACAGGATGACATCGTTAAAAACGGCCTTGTCGCCATCGACCTTGCTGCCGGCGAAGCTCAACCGGCCCGAACCGGACTCAGCCAGCGAGAAAGCCGACAGGGCCGCTCCGGCCGTAGCTGGGTCCCCTTTACGGAGCGAGACTTCCGGCAAATCAGCGGCGCTGAATACAACTGACGCGGGAGACGCCCCGGCGCCCGCCTTGTCTTTCTGCCCACAGCCCGTAAGCAATGTAAGCGCGATCATGCCCGTGAGCAGATATTTCATATTTGGTCCCTCAGATGGTGTTGGCCGCGTGCGACCTGACAGGTGTTGTATACATGCGTTTGAATGATGGCCAGACCATGACCTTGCGTGCCCGCGGCGGCCACCGCGTGAAGGTGCGCCTTGAGGTTAACGCGAAGGCGCGCCGTCTCATCATCCGCCTCGACGAACGCCGCCGTGAAGCCGTGGCTGTTGCCCCGACGTCCCGCCAGATCGAGGCCGCAGCCGCCTTCGCGGCCGAGCGGGTCGACTGGATTTCGACGCGGCTTCAGCATCTGCCCGACGTAACGCGATTCGAGGACGGCGAAATCATCCAGTACCGGGGTGAGGATTGCCTCATATCCCTGGAAGGCGAGGGCCGGATTGCCCGGCTTTACCCTGGAAACCCCCGTATTCTCTCGGTTCCCGGGGATCCTGAGACCACTCATGCCCGCGTCGTCCGCTTCCTCAAGAAGCAGGCGAAAGCCGACCTGACACGCTCGGTGGAGCGCCATTGCGAGACCCTGAGGGTCACCCAGACAGGCATTTCGGTCAAGGATACGCGCTCGCGCTGGGGCTCGTGTACGGCGGACGGCAAGCTCGCCTTCTCCTGGCGCCTGATCATGGCCCCGCCCGAGGTTCTGGACTATGTGGCCGCGCATGAATGCGCCCACCTCCGGGAAATGAACCATTCGGCAAAGTTCTGGGGCCTGGTGGCCCGTTGCTGCCCGGATTGGCAGCGTCAGCGCGCCTGGCTGCGCCTGCACGGCACCGAGCTGCAGGCCGCCGGCGAATAATCCGTGTCAAGACGATTTTTGCCTCGTCGCGGCAAAAATAAATTTACTCGCGCTACGGACGAGTCCAAATAAAACACCTAGGTAGCTGAGTTCAATTACAAACTATCTGAACTCAGGATGCAGGCTCATTCTCAGAGGGGCTGAGTTCATCTGCCAGATCGAAGCCGATGCCCCGGCTGCCATACGCGCCTTCCCGGTAGCTCTCGATATTCTCCTGAAACCAGCCGAGGATGTGCTGGTAGATGTGGGCATAAAACGGCTCGGAATCGCCATCCTGGATCGGTAGCGTGAACGTGTACTCGGCGCCGTCCTCGATCGCCACGACGAAGGCGTCTCCGGTCTTGCGGCATTCGAAGCGCAGGCGCAGCCAGTCGGCCTGTTTCGACACCCTGACCGCCAGCCCGAATGACACCGGCCCGAGCGGACGGAACCCCCGCGGCGGAATGGAAAATGCGGCGTCGCCATACGGGCGTGGCTCGAATTCGCCCACCGGCGGCACCAGGTGCACGCAGATACCGTCCGGCGCGCCGATATAGTCACAGAGGCCGCCGCGGACTTCCTCGGCAAGCCGCCGGATGCGGCTGTAATTCTCTTCCGCCAGTGCTTCGTACGTCTCGACGGTCTGGATCAGTTCTTCGAAGCGGGACATGCGGGCGCGACCTTGCAGGTGGGAGAGCCGGCGAGGCTAGACCGGATTGCCGGCGGCTTCAAATCCCGCCGCTCAGGCTGCGCGGTGCAGCTTCACGGGCGAGGCCGGCGCCGGGTCCGGCTGCAGGCGGGGCGGCACCGCCGTGCGGGCGAGCTCGATGGCGAGCGTCGGGGCCATGCCTTCGCCGAAGCCGCTGATCACGCCGCGGATCGCTTCGAGGAAGCCTGCCTCCTCTTCCACGATCTGCGCATACCGGGCCGCGATCGGACCCACGAGCCCATAGGCGAGGAACACGCCGAGGAAGGTGCCGAGCAGCGCCGCGCCAATCATCGCGCCGAGAATGGCCGGCTCCTGGTCGATGGCGCCCATTGTGCGGATGATGCCGAGCACGGCTGCCACGATCCCGAGCGCCGGCAGCGCATCCGCGAGCGTGTTCAGCGCACCGACCGCCTTCAGGCGCCGCTCGAACTGCGCGTCGATCGCCTACGCCATGCGGACATCCGCCCGCGCCGGATCGACAAGGTCGAGGCCCATCAAGCGGAACACATCGCAGATCAGCGTCCGGGCCGCATCATCTTCCAGGATCTTCGGCGCCGCCGCGAACAGCTCGGACTCGCCCGGCTTCTCGATGTCGGCCTCGATGGCCACGAAGCCGCCGCGCTTCGCCTTGCGCATGAGCCCGCCCAGCAGCGTGAACAGGTCGGCATAATCGCCCTTCTGCCAGCGCGCGCCGCGAAAGGCGCGGCCAAACCCGCTGAAGGCTTCACGCGCCACGTCTGGCGAATTTCCGATCAGGACAGTGCCAAAGGCCGCGCCGCCGATCAGCGCCAGTTCGAACGGCAGCGCCTCCATCGTCGCCGGGCCGCCGGTGACGACGAGTCCGCCGCCGACCAGCAGCAGAACAATCACAAGGCCGGCCATCTGCAACACGGGGCGCGCTCTCCATACCGTCACGTCTCTCCACCCTGCCCCAGGCTTCTTAAGGCGGCGTTTCATCGCTGCCCCAACGTGGCGTCTGGACATTTGCTGCGGCTGGCGGGAAGACGCTGGAATGGCTGGCGAGACCGAACGACTTCCCGATCGACCAAGACCCGACCGGCGAAGCGCCTTCATCCTCCTGTTCTTTGCGTTGATGGCGATTGGCGCCGGCAACACGATGCTGCTTGCCGCCGTGCTGCCGCAGCTGACGCGCGAAATGGCGATGCCGGACTGGATGGCAGGCGCAGTGTTCTCGCTGTCCGCCCTGCTCTGGTCGATCACCTCGCCCTTCTGGGGCAAGCGATCAAACCTCTGGGGCCGCCGCCGCGTCGCGGCAGCCGGGCTCGGCGGCTACGCCCTTTCGATGTTCCTGCTCTGGCTGACAGGTACGCTGGCCCTCGCTGGCATCATGACCAACATCTACCTCGTCTTCGTCTGCCTCGCACTCGCGCGCTCGCTCTTCGGCCTCATCGGCTCGGCCGCGAACCCGGCTGCGCAGGCCTATGTCGCTGACCGGACCAGTAAGGCAGAACGCCAGGGCGAGATCGCGTTCCTTTCGTCGGGCTTCAGCGTTGGCACGGTCATCGGCCCGGCCTTTGCTGCGGCGCTGGCCGCCTCGTTCGGCATCCTGTCGCCTGCCCTGTTCACGGCGGTGCTCGCGGGCATCATGTCGGCGGTCATCTGGTTCGGCCTGCCGGAAACACGCGCCCCGGTCGCCGATGCCGTCCGCATCGAAGCGGAAGCCGCCGGCAAGGACCTCTGGCGCGCCGAGCGAGTGCTGCCCTTCCTCATTTATGCCGTCGCGCTGTCACTGGTCACCGGCGTGCTGACCCAGGTGTTCGTCTTCGCCGTCATGGACAAGATGAATGTGTCTGGCCGCGAGGCGGCTGCCTATACAGGCCCCGCCTTCACGGTCGGCGCCGTGGCCGTGCTGCTTGCCCAACTTGTGCTGATCCCGCGCCTGCGCCTGAAGAACAAGACGCTGATGTGGTTCGGCTGCCTGCCGCTTCTGGCGGGCGCGGTGATGATGATCTTTGCAGAGAACTACGCGACGCTGATCCTGTCGCAGTTCATGATCGGCCTCGGCCAGGGTCTTGCCCGGCCAGGTTTTTCAAGCGGCGCCTCGCTCGCCGTTCCCCCGCAGCTGCAAGGCAACGTCGCCGGCCTCGTCATCTCGGCCAACGGCATGGGCTATATCGTGACGCCGCTGTTCGGATTGTTCGTGTACGAATATGTCGACCGCCACCTGCCCTTCATCCTGTGCGCGGGCATGCTGGTGGCGATGTTCTTCTACTCGCGCTTCGCCATGAAGGACGGCATCGGCGAGATCCGCGAGGGCGACGACTAGCCCGCGTCAGTTCCCGCCCGTCACGGACGTCACCGGATCCGGCGATGTCAGCAGCTCCAGCACCTGCTTCGTCGGATAGCCGTCCGCCACCAGGCCTTGCGTCTTCTGGAAGGCCTGCACGGCAAGCTTCGTGCGACGCCCTGCAATGCCGTCGACCGTGCCGACATCGAAGCCGCGATCATTCAGGGCAGCCTGCATCGTACGGATTTCCGACACCGTCAGCGGCACCAGCTGCGTCGGCCAGGGCGTCAGCGGACCGCGCTTGCCCATGATCGCATCGCCCGAAAGGCCGACCGCGAAAGCGTAAGAGTCCGCGCGGTTGTAGGTCTTGTAGACGTTGAAGTTCTTGAACAGCAGGTATTTCGGCCCGAGATGGCCCGACGGCACCCAGAGTTCTGCGAACTCAGCCCCGCCGGTTTCGAAATTGCCGCCGATGATCGGCGTCAGGCCGGCCGCCATCCAGGTCTCCATGCGCCGTTCGCTGCCATCGGCAAGGCTGTAATCAAACCCGTCCGGCAAGCGTACCTCAAGCCCCCAGGGCTGGCCCTTCACATAGCCGGAATGGGCGAGGTAGTTGGCGGCCGAGGCCAGCGCATCGGCTTCGCTCTTCCAGACGTCCTTCTTGCCGTCGCCATCAAAGTCTTCGGCATGGGCAATATAGGTCGAGGGCATGAACTGGGTCTGGCCCATCGCCCCGGCCCAGCCGGAACCCAGCTGGTCGCGGCGCGCATACCCCTTCTCAACGATCGTCATCAGGGCGTAGAGCTCATCTTCGGCGAATTTCTGCCGGCGGCCTTCGACCGCCATGTTGGCCAGAGCGTTCGGCGCATCGTCCGTGCCGATGAACCCGCCATAGCTCGTCTCCATGCCCCAGATGGCGAGCAATGCCTGACGATCGACGCCGTAGCGCGCCTCGATGGCAGCAAGCGTCGGGCTCAGGGCATTCAGCTTGGCCTGGCCGGTCGAAATGCGGGTCGCCCCCATCGGAACCTTCAGATAGTCCCAGATCGGCTTGGCAAATTCGGCCTGCGCGCTCGGCGCGGTGGCGGTTTGCACCTCGGCGCCCAGCCAGAGCGTCATCGGGCGGATGTTTTCTAACAGGGATTTCACGAGCGCCCGGTTGTGTCCGGCGGCCATGGCCCGGTTCGAGAAGTCGTCGCGCCAGGCGTCCATCCCGGCATGGCCGGACGACGTGTACCGGATCGGCCCCGTTTCGGGCGCTGGCGGCTGCTCGATACCGGGTTTTGGCGAAGGAACGCTCGGCGGTCCATTGGCGCAGGAGGCCAGAAGGCCGCAGACCGCCGCCGTCAGCATCCAGCGGGAGCGGGCTAATCCTGCAATAACCATGTCGGTCGCTCCTTTTAGGGGCTGAACATTACAGCCCTCGTCCTTGACTCGGCCAATCGGATTCATTACGCGCTCCGCTTTCCCAATTCCTAACCGTACCAGGCCAGGCCCATGAAAGTCCGTTCGTCCCTCAAATCGCTGAAGTCGCGCCACCGCGACTGCAAGATCGTTCGCCGTAAAGGCCGGGTGTACGTCATCAACAAGACTGACCCGCGCTTCAAAGCAAAGCAAGGCTGAGCCTTTGATGAACGGGCAATGAGGCGCCAGAATGGCAGCTCGCATCGCCCTCTTTGATCTTGGCGGCGTCGTGCTCGACTGGTCGCCGGCGCGCCTTTACAGCCAGATTTTCAGTGATGCCGCCGAGCGTGAGCGGTTCCTGACGTCCGTCTGCACGATGGACTGGCACATGCGCCATGATGCCGGCACCTCGTTTGCCGAAAATGCGGCGCCTCTGATCGCCCAATACCCACAATATGAAAACCAGATCCGCGCCTGGAGCGGGCGCTGGATGGAGATGTTTGACGGCTGCATCGCGGGCGTCGAGCGCCTCATCGAAGGTCTCGCCGGGCGTGAACGCCCTCTCTACGCCCTCTCCAACATGCCGGCCGAGGCCTGGCCGATGACCCGCGACGCGTTCCCGGTCCTCAGCCGCTTTCGCCAGACCATCGTGTCGGGCGAGATCAAGCTGGTGAAACCGGATCCGAAGATCTTCCACTACACGCTCGCCAAGATGGGCGGCCCCTCCCCCGACGAAGTGCTGTTCATCGACGACTCGCCGAAGAATGTCGCCACAGCCGACGCGCTGGGCTTCCGCACCCACCTCTTCCGCGGCGCCGCCGGGCTGGAACGCGCCCTGATCGTCGACGGCCTGCTCTGACAACCGCCTAGGCCGCATTGCCGCGCACGGCCCATCGTTCCATATTGCCTGTCATGCTCAAGCACGCCCTCGTTGCTGCCCTGGTCTGGCTCACCCCCGCTGCGCACGCAGCGCCGACCGACGACATGTTCGCCCGCCTGAAAGCCGCAACCGAGGAGGCCGAGGCCGCCGACGTCGCCGCAGACATCTGGGCAACCTGGCTCGAATCCGGCTCGCCGACTGTCGACCTGCTGATGGAGCGCGTCGGGATCGCCCTGGAAAGCGGGGATACCGAGACCGCGCATGAACTGCTCGACCGTGTGATCCTGCTGAAGCCGGACTATCCGGAAGCCTACCATCGCCGCGCGGGCCTTTTCCTTGACGCCGAAAACTATCCCGAAGCCTTTCGCGACCTCAACGAAGCGCTGAAACTCGAGCCACGCCATTTCGGCGCCTGGCTGGGCATGGGCGTGATGCTCGAGGCGCTCGGCGGCGAGAAGGAAGCACTCGAGAGCTACCGCGAGGCGCTCGCCATCTATCCGCTGCTGCCGCAGGCACGCTCGGCCGCCAGCCGCCTCGCCAAAAAGGCAGAAGGCCAGGAGCTTTGAAACGCATGATCACGGTCGTGACCGCCGCCGCAGTCTCGGCGCTCGGACTGGGCGCCTGCGTCACCAGCATCCGCTATACTTCGCAGATCGAGCGCGACTATCCAGCCACCGGCACGGTCGTCCCGGTCGACGGCCACGGGGTGCATGTCCTCCGGCAGGGCTCGACCGGACCGGTCGTGCTGATGATCCACGGGGCCAGCGCCAATGCGCGCGAATTCAGCTGGACGCTCGCGCCGCGCCTGGCCGGCGACATGCGCGTGCTGATGGCCGACCGGCCGGGGCACGGCTATTCCGAGCGCTTCGAGGGCGCCGACGAGCTCGGCGCACAGGCCCGCCAGATGGCCGGCGTGCTGGACGCGCTCGCACCCGGCGAGAAGGCCGTCGTCGTCGGCCATTCCTTCGGCGGCGCGGTTGCCTTGCGGCTCGCGCTCGACCGTCCGGACCTCGTATCCGGTCTCGTTCTGCTCGCCCCGGTGACGCATGACTGGGGCTCCGGTGGCACTGCCTGGTACAACCGGCTCGCTGCGCCGCCGGTTCTGGGCGACGTCTTCAGCCAGCTGCTGCCCCTGGTCGGCCCCACGCAGGTGC
The genomic region above belongs to Acidobacteriota bacterium and contains:
- a CDS encoding sulfotransferase family protein, with the translated sequence MTIKVIGTGFGRTGTSSLKNALEQLGFGKCYHMFEVFQNPGHIPVWTEAAHGWPVDWAGVFEGYQSICDWPGSAVWRELAAAYPAAKFIHTQRPEDAWLKSFKSTIQRGVMGEAEGPPGWAAMARAMINDRVFGGRADDDEVCLAAYRRNLEEVTSEIPASKLLVFDPKDGWAPLCAFLGVPVPAQPYPHDNTTEQFQARMAARGAT
- the rpmJ gene encoding 50S ribosomal protein L36, translated to MKVRSSLKSLKSRHRDCKIVRRKGRVYVINKTDPRFKAKQG
- a CDS encoding MotA/TolQ/ExbB proton channel family protein gives rise to the protein MDAQFERRLKAVGALNTLADALPALGIVAAVLGIIRTMGAIDQEPAILGAMIGAALLGTFLGVFLAYGLVGPIAARYAQIVEEEAGFLEAIRGVISGFGEGMAPTLAIELARTAVPPRLQPDPAPASPVKLHRAA
- a CDS encoding M48 family metallopeptidase: MRLNDGQTMTLRARGGHRVKVRLEVNAKARRLIIRLDERRREAVAVAPTSRQIEAAAAFAAERVDWISTRLQHLPDVTRFEDGEIIQYRGEDCLISLEGEGRIARLYPGNPRILSVPGDPETTHARVVRFLKKQAKADLTRSVERHCETLRVTQTGISVKDTRSRWGSCTADGKLAFSWRLIMAPPEVLDYVAAHECAHLREMNHSAKFWGLVARCCPDWQRQRAWLRLHGTELQAAGE
- a CDS encoding tetratricopeptide repeat protein translates to MLKHALVAALVWLTPAAHAAPTDDMFARLKAATEEAEAADVAADIWATWLESGSPTVDLLMERVGIALESGDTETAHELLDRVILLKPDYPEAYHRRAGLFLDAENYPEAFRDLNEALKLEPRHFGAWLGMGVMLEALGGEKEALESYREALAIYPLLPQARSAASRLAKKAEGQEL
- a CDS encoding HAD family phosphatase is translated as MAARIALFDLGGVVLDWSPARLYSQIFSDAAERERFLTSVCTMDWHMRHDAGTSFAENAAPLIAQYPQYENQIRAWSGRWMEMFDGCIAGVERLIEGLAGRERPLYALSNMPAEAWPMTRDAFPVLSRFRQTIVSGEIKLVKPDPKIFHYTLAKMGGPSPDEVLFIDDSPKNVATADALGFRTHLFRGAAGLERALIVDGLL
- a CDS encoding MFS transporter → MAGETERLPDRPRPDRRSAFILLFFALMAIGAGNTMLLAAVLPQLTREMAMPDWMAGAVFSLSALLWSITSPFWGKRSNLWGRRRVAAAGLGGYALSMFLLWLTGTLALAGIMTNIYLVFVCLALARSLFGLIGSAANPAAQAYVADRTSKAERQGEIAFLSSGFSVGTVIGPAFAAALAASFGILSPALFTAVLAGIMSAVIWFGLPETRAPVADAVRIEAEAAGKDLWRAERVLPFLIYAVALSLVTGVLTQVFVFAVMDKMNVSGREAAAYTGPAFTVGAVAVLLAQLVLIPRLRLKNKTLMWFGCLPLLAGAVMMIFAENYATLILSQFMIGLGQGLARPGFSSGASLAVPPQLQGNVAGLVISANGMGYIVTPLFGLFVYEYVDRHLPFILCAGMLVAMFFYSRFAMKDGIGEIREGDD
- a CDS encoding YmdB family metallophosphoesterase, translating into MKLAFFGDVVGKPGRSAVQSHLPGLKARLRLDFVVVNGENAAGGFGLTSQIAEEFFAAGADCLTLGDHAWDQREALTYIEREPRLLRPLNYPAHAKAPGKGAQLFTLADGRRVGVVQLQGNVFMRQSLACPFAAADAALDQMPLGAVADALIVDMHCEATSEKMAMGHHCDGRASLVVGSHTHVPTADTMILTGGTAYQTDAGMCGDYDSVIGMQKEGSLYRFQSQLPGERYQPALGEGTLCGTYVETDDRTGLAVRIEPIRMGGRLSAQVPAG
- a CDS encoding alpha/beta hydrolase yields the protein MITVVTAAAVSALGLGACVTSIRYTSQIERDYPATGTVVPVDGHGVHVLRQGSTGPVVLMIHGASANAREFSWTLAPRLAGDMRVLMADRPGHGYSERFEGADELGAQARQMAGVLDALAPGEKAVVVGHSFGGAVALRLALDRPDLVSGLVLLAPVTHDWGSGGTAWYNRLAAPPVLGDVFSQLLPLVGPTQVRAGISSVFDPAPAPDGYYENSAIGLLFRPPNFQSNARDMTGLRSELGAQSARYPELEMPIVVFSGSQDTVISPKLHVGELKKQVAVDLVILPDEGHMPHHGEGAAVAYAIRRLALVPETR
- a CDS encoding lytic murein transglycosylase, with the translated sequence MLTAAVCGLLASCANGPPSVPSPKPGIEQPPAPETGPIRYTSSGHAGMDAWRDDFSNRAMAAGHNRALVKSLLENIRPMTLWLGAEVQTATAPSAQAEFAKPIWDYLKVPMGATRISTGQAKLNALSPTLAAIEARYGVDRQALLAIWGMETSYGGFIGTDDAPNALANMAVEGRRQKFAEDELYALMTIVEKGYARRDQLGSGWAGAMGQTQFMPSTYIAHAEDFDGDGKKDVWKSEADALASAANYLAHSGYVKGQPWGLEVRLPDGFDYSLADGSERRMETWMAAGLTPIIGGNFETGGAEFAELWVPSGHLGPKYLLFKNFNVYKTYNRADSYAFAVGLSGDAIMGKRGPLTPWPTQLVPLTVSEIRTMQAALNDRGFDVGTVDGIAGRRTKLAVQAFQKTQGLVADGYPTKQVLELLTSPDPVTSVTGGN